The following are encoded together in the Sphaerodactylus townsendi isolate TG3544 linkage group LG12, MPM_Stown_v2.3, whole genome shotgun sequence genome:
- the ZNF703 gene encoding zinc finger protein 703 has translation MSGSPAGSNARTSPSSSSSSSSSSGGQSAAAASTSPPAAQAPGAALSHLPPEDPLRQANRLPIRVLKMLSAHSGHLLHPEYLQPLSSTPISPIELDAKKSPLALLAQTCSQIGKPDPPPASKLSSGSSSGLSGADKEPGSRASSGSLKQLGDPPGDDKSSFKPYSKGGGGSSGGGEPRKEAGGGQPSQSGPGAAEKTGFRVPSAACPPFPPHGAAAPASSSSSASSPGGSRGGSPQQPECKGPDEKKELEGVAKASPEGAGGSRAGSGASPGAHAEASSGRKSEPSALAASGHVAPVSPYKPGGHSVFPLPPSSIGYHGSIVGAYAGYPSQFMPSLDPSKAGLVGSQLPGALGLPGKPPSSSPLTGASPPSFMQGLCRDPYCLSYHSASHLGTGNCSSCVHDPGSLKSGYPLVYPTHPLHTALSSSATPSLPGHPLYTYGFMLQNDTLPHICNWVSASGPCDKRFSTSEELLAHLRTHTTLPGAEKLLAGYPTSGLSSAASCHLHLPPTGPGSPSSLPGSLSLRSPHTLGLNRYHPYGKSHLPTAGALQVPSLPTAGPYYSPYALYGQRLTSASALGYQ, from the exons ATGAGCGGTTCGCCCGCTGGATCTAACGCCAGGACttcgcccagcagcagcagcagcagcagcagcagcagcggaggccAGAGCGCGGCGGCGGCGTCCACCTCTCCTCCGGCCGCCCAGGCTCCGGGAGCCGCGCTCTCGCACTTGCCCCCGGAGGACCCCCTGCGCCAGGCCAACCGGCTGCCCATCCGCGTCCTGAAGATGCTGAGCGCCCACAGCGGACACCTCCTGCACCCGGAATACCTGCAGCCCCTCTCCTCCACGCCCATCAGCCCCATCGAG CTGGACGCCAAGAAGAGCCCGCTGGCGCTGCTGGCGCAGACCTGCTCGCAGATCGGCAAGCCGGACCCCCCGCCCGCCTCCAAGCTGAGCTCGGGCTCTTCCAGTGGCCTGTCCGGGGCGGACAAGGAGCCCGGCAGCCGCGCCTCCTCGGGCTCCCTCAAGCAGTTGGGCGACCCCCCCGGCGACGACAAGTCCAGCTTCAAGCCTTACTCCAAAGGCGGCGGCgggagcagcggcggcggcgagcCGCGCAAAGAGGCCGGGGGCGGCCAGCCGAGCCAATCCGGCCCGGGCGCCGCCGAGAAGACGGGCTTCCGAGTGCCCAGCGCCGCCTGCCCGCCTTTCCCCCCGCACGGCGCGGCCGCTCCGGCCTCGTCCTCTTCGTCCGCCTCCTCCCCGGGCGGCTCTCGGGGCGGCTCCCCGCAGCAGCCGGAGTGCAAAGGGCCCGACGAGAAGAAAGAGCTGGAGGGGGTCGCCAAGGCCAGTCCGGAGGGCGCCGGGGGCAGCCGGGCGGGCAGCGGTGCCTCGCCGGGCGCGCACGCCGAGGCCTCCTCCGGGCGCAAGTCGGAGCCGTCGGCCCTGGCGGCCTCGGGCCACGTGGCCCCGGTGTCGCCTTATAAGCCGGGGGGCCACTCGGTCTTCCCGCTGCCGCCCTCCAGCATCGGCTACCACGGATCCATCGTCGGGGCCTACGCCGGCTACCCCTCGCAGTTCATGCCCAGCCTGGATCCTTCCAAGGCCGGCCTGGTGGGCAGCCAGTTGCCCGGGGCCTTGGGTCTGCCCGGGAAGCCGCCCAGCTCCAGCCCGCTGACGGGggcctcccccccttccttcatGCAAGGATTATGCCGAGACCCCTATTGCCTCAGCTACCACAGCGCCTCCCACTTGGGCACCGGCAACTGCTCCAGCTGCGTGCATGACCCGGGCAGCCTGAAAAGCGGATACCCCTTGGTGTACCCCACGCACCCGCTCCACACCGCCCTCTCCTCCAGCGCCACGCCCAGCCTGCCGGGGCACCCGCTCTACACCTATGGCTTCATGCTCCAGAACGACACCCTGCCCCACATATGCAACTGGGTGTCTGCCAGCGGACCCTGTGACAAGAGGTTTTCCACCTCGGAGGAACTCCTGGCCCACTTACGGACCCACACCACTCTGCCCGGGGCGGAAAAACTGCTGGCTGGCTACCCTACCTCTGGGCTGAGTTCTGCGGCATCCTGCCACCTTCACCTCCCGCCCACCGGCCCGGGAAGCCCCAGCTCCTTGCCGGGATCGCTGTCTTTGAGAAGTCCACACACTTTAGGGCTAAACAGATACCACCCATACGGCAAGAGCCATTTGCCCACGGCCGGGGCATTGCAGGTGCCCTCTTTGCCCACGGCTGGACCTTACTATTCTCCGTATGCCCTATATGGCCAAAGACTAACTTCAGCCTCTGCACTTGGATATCAGTAA